Proteins encoded within one genomic window of Sphingomonas cannabina:
- a CDS encoding MFS transporter has protein sequence MSLRGMGAHRRVLLASLVGTSVEFYDFYIYATAAALVFGPLFFPAGDPSIQLLSSYASLAVAFLARPVGAWAFGHYGDRIGRKSTLVASLMLMGGSTLAIAFLPTYQTAGWLAPVLLCVLRFGQGFGLGGEWGGAALLAVEYAPPGWRGRYGMVPQIGAPIGFIAANGLFLLLGLWMTPEDFMAWGWRVPFLLSVVLVGLGLWVRLKIAETPAFAKVLEQGPPPAVPIGELLRDHWGKAVGGTLGAVACFAVYYLATAFALGYATTTLHIDRQVFLGLQLGAILFMGVGIVLSGIWADRTSPNNVLTWGCVGAVVAGLLLAPGLGSGSLGLIFAALAFSLFVMGFVYGPLGAWLPSLYPARVRYTGVSLAFNLAGIIGGGLTPVVAQALAEHGGLTLVGLYLAAASLLSLGALLVLRTRRDAEAVVLEI, from the coding sequence ATGAGTCTGCGGGGGATGGGTGCGCACCGCCGGGTGCTGCTGGCGAGCCTGGTCGGCACGTCGGTCGAGTTCTACGACTTCTACATCTACGCCACCGCGGCGGCGCTGGTGTTCGGGCCGCTGTTCTTCCCGGCCGGCGATCCCTCGATCCAGCTCCTCTCGTCCTATGCGAGCCTGGCGGTCGCCTTCCTCGCGCGGCCGGTGGGGGCGTGGGCGTTCGGCCACTACGGCGACCGCATCGGGCGCAAGTCGACCTTGGTCGCCAGCCTGATGCTGATGGGCGGGTCGACGCTGGCGATCGCCTTCCTGCCGACCTATCAGACCGCGGGATGGCTGGCGCCGGTGCTGCTGTGCGTCCTGCGGTTCGGCCAGGGCTTCGGGCTCGGCGGCGAATGGGGCGGGGCGGCGCTGCTCGCGGTCGAATATGCGCCGCCGGGCTGGCGCGGGCGCTACGGCATGGTGCCGCAGATCGGGGCGCCGATCGGCTTCATCGCTGCCAACGGGCTGTTCCTGCTGCTGGGGCTGTGGATGACGCCCGAGGACTTCATGGCCTGGGGCTGGCGCGTGCCGTTCCTGCTCTCGGTGGTGCTGGTGGGACTCGGCCTGTGGGTGCGGCTCAAGATCGCCGAGACGCCGGCCTTCGCCAAGGTGCTCGAGCAGGGACCGCCCCCCGCCGTGCCGATCGGCGAGCTGCTGCGCGACCATTGGGGGAAGGCGGTCGGCGGGACGCTCGGCGCGGTCGCCTGCTTCGCCGTCTATTATCTCGCGACCGCCTTCGCGCTCGGATACGCGACCACCACGCTGCACATCGACCGGCAGGTGTTCCTGGGACTGCAGCTCGGCGCTATCCTGTTCATGGGCGTCGGTATTGTGCTGTCGGGGATCTGGGCGGATCGTACCAGCCCCAACAATGTGCTGACCTGGGGCTGCGTCGGCGCGGTGGTCGCGGGATTGCTGCTCGCGCCGGGACTGGGATCGGGGTCGCTGGGGCTGATCTTCGCCGCGCTCGCCTTCTCGCTGTTCGTGATGGGGTTCGTCTACGGGCCGCTGGGGGCGTGGCTGCCGAGCCTCTATCCGGCGCGGGTACGCTATACGGGGGTGAGCCTGGCCTTCAACCTGGCCGGCATCATCGGCGGCGGGCTGACGCCGGTGGTGGCGCAGGCGCTGGCCGAGCACGGCGGGCTGACGTTGGTCGGGCTGTATCTGGCGGCGGCATCGCTGCTGAGCCTCGGGGCGCTGCTGGTGTTGCGCACGCGGCGCGACGCGGAAGCGGTGGTGCTGGAGATCTGA
- the rsmD gene encoding 16S rRNA (guanine(966)-N(2))-methyltransferase RsmD, protein MRIIAGQWRGRPLAAPPGDATRPTADRTREALFSMLASRLGSFDGLAVADLFAGSGALGLEALSRGAATCLFVEQDRKALDTLKANIAKLGAKGADVRATSVLSLGPAPAPLDLILMDPPYASGAGNVALDKLARLGWTGPATWISIETAREETVSVAGFAVDAERVHGKAKLTLLKAEEV, encoded by the coding sequence ATGAGGATCATCGCCGGCCAGTGGCGCGGCCGCCCGCTGGCGGCGCCCCCGGGCGACGCCACCCGCCCCACCGCCGACCGCACGCGCGAGGCGCTGTTCTCGATGCTGGCGAGCCGCCTCGGCAGCTTCGACGGGCTCGCGGTCGCCGACCTGTTCGCCGGCTCGGGCGCGCTGGGACTGGAAGCGCTGTCGCGCGGCGCCGCGACCTGCCTGTTCGTGGAGCAGGACCGCAAAGCGCTCGACACGCTCAAGGCAAACATCGCCAAGCTCGGCGCCAAGGGGGCCGACGTCCGCGCCACCTCGGTCCTGTCGCTCGGCCCCGCCCCTGCGCCGCTCGACCTGATCCTGATGGACCCGCCCTATGCGAGCGGCGCCGGCAACGTCGCGCTCGATAAGCTCGCCCGCCTCGGCTGGACCGGCCCCGCCACTTGGATCAGCATCGAGACGGCACGCGAGGAGACGGTCTCCGTCGCCGGGTTCGCGGTCGATGCCGAGCGGGTGCATGGCAAGGCGAAGCTGACGTTGTTGAAGGCAGAAGAAGTATGA